In candidate division KSB1 bacterium, the following are encoded in one genomic region:
- a CDS encoding transposase, protein MTEEKMSDNEPIFYRRNLPHIHPKGAIFFITFRLVDSLPADVLQKLRQEREEEIKQLRKKFSGGELEKEKYKTEKRYFGQFDEWLDHASTGPHWLKEERIARIVGDKIHELDGKNYKLIAYCIMSNHVHLLFDTIEYDQTSATNIAGKTKNYPVADTMRLLKGSTSRFCNVELKRTGAFWHKESYDHFVRDDEELHRIIEYILNHPVKAGLVKHWQEWKFSYVNATHQS, encoded by the coding sequence TTGACTGAGGAAAAAATGTCTGACAATGAGCCGATCTTTTACCGGCGCAATTTGCCTCACATTCACCCAAAGGGCGCCATATTCTTCATTACGTTTCGTCTGGTTGACTCTCTGCCGGCGGACGTTTTACAAAAGCTGCGACAAGAAAGAGAAGAAGAAATTAAACAACTAAGGAAAAAATTCAGCGGCGGAGAATTAGAAAAGGAAAAATACAAAACTGAAAAGCGTTACTTCGGCCAATTTGATGAATGGCTTGACCACGCCTCCACCGGGCCGCACTGGCTGAAAGAAGAACGAATTGCACGCATCGTCGGGGATAAAATTCATGAGCTGGATGGCAAAAATTATAAACTGATTGCCTACTGCATCATGTCAAATCACGTTCATTTGTTGTTTGATACGATCGAATATGATCAAACCTCTGCGACGAACATTGCCGGTAAAACCAAGAACTATCCGGTCGCGGATACCATGAGGTTGCTGAAAGGGAGCACGTCGCGATTTTGTAATGTGGAACTCAAACGCACTGGCGCTTTCTGGCACAAGGAGAGCTATGATCACTTCGTGCGCGACGATGAAGAATTGCATAGGATCATTGAGTATATTTTGAACCATCCTGTTAAGGCCGGATTGGTGAAACATTGGCAGGAATGGAAATTCAGTTATGTCAACGCAACGCATCAGTCATGA
- a CDS encoding TonB-dependent receptor, with product MKSVGKFFLICLFGAATTAAPQTGAIAGRVQTADQGAPLPGANIVLVGSHLGATTDANGFYLIANVPAGSYQVRATFVGFIRTTAEDVRVRPNLTTMINFKLQEETLEGEAVTVVAKRHTINPEVSSSLADVDAEDLKSLPLTTIEEAIRLQPGVEPDLTIRGGNLNTVSFLVDGLNLREGRTHAPITGLSFTALEQMQVQTGGFNAEYGNVRSGLVQLVTKNPPADRYLADFLVRYRPSQRLSFAGSVRAAGFERQGLHRHAG from the coding sequence ATGAAATCAGTCGGGAAATTTTTCCTGATCTGTCTTTTCGGCGCTGCGACAACCGCTGCACCACAAACCGGCGCTATTGCCGGGCGGGTGCAAACCGCGGATCAAGGCGCGCCTCTTCCCGGCGCCAACATCGTCCTGGTCGGATCGCATCTTGGCGCGACCACGGATGCAAACGGATTTTACCTGATTGCCAATGTGCCGGCGGGCAGCTATCAAGTGCGAGCGACCTTTGTCGGTTTTATCAGAACCACCGCTGAAGACGTGAGAGTACGGCCCAACCTCACCACGATGATTAATTTTAAATTGCAAGAAGAAACCTTGGAAGGCGAAGCCGTGACCGTCGTTGCGAAGCGCCACACTATCAATCCCGAAGTTTCGTCAAGCCTGGCTGACGTGGATGCCGAAGATTTGAAAAGCCTGCCGCTCACAACCATCGAAGAGGCCATTCGTCTGCAACCCGGCGTCGAACCGGATTTGACGATACGTGGCGGCAACCTCAACACCGTCTCGTTTTTGGTCGATGGGCTCAATCTGCGCGAAGGACGCACCCACGCGCCAATCACCGGGTTGAGCTTTACCGCGCTCGAGCAAATGCAAGTGCAGACCGGCGGCTTCAATGCCGAGTACGGGAATGTGCGTTCCGGTCTCGTGCAGCTCGTCACCAAAAATCCGCCGGCTGATCGCTACCTCGCGGATTTTCTCGTCCGTTACCGCCCGTCGCAACGATTGAGTTTTGCGGGCAGCGTTCGTGCAGCAGGTTTTGAAAGACAAGGCTTACATCGACATGCCGGATAA
- a CDS encoding TolB family protein — protein sequence MNTPEEAIFSEVEITSGKNQAIGRAGQSEPVLESRLETIDITSKARRVVYRAQAHFEAPNWSRDGKYFLFNQDGRLYKLPVSGGKPQSLNTGFATRCNNDHGLSPDGTQLVISDHSQGDNKSLIYILPSSGGTPRLVTELGPSYWHGWSPDGRRLAYCAERNGNYDVYTISVDGGEETRLTTAEGLDDGPDYSPDGQYIYFNSVRTGTMQIWRMKADGSEQTQITFDEYNDWFPHPSPDGKWIVFLSYEKDVEGHPANKDVMLRMMPTAGGEIQVLAKLFGGQGTINVPSWSPDGRQFAFVSYALKAKK from the coding sequence ATGAACACGCCGGAAGAGGCGATTTTTTCCGAAGTCGAAATCACCAGCGGCAAAAACCAAGCGATCGGCCGGGCTGGGCAGAGCGAGCCGGTGTTGGAGAGCAGGCTGGAAACGATTGACATTACTTCAAAAGCTCGGCGCGTCGTCTATCGTGCGCAGGCTCATTTCGAAGCGCCGAACTGGTCGCGCGATGGGAAATACTTTTTGTTCAACCAGGACGGCCGCCTCTACAAGTTGCCGGTTTCGGGCGGCAAGCCGCAGTCGCTCAACACTGGCTTCGCCACACGCTGCAATAATGATCATGGTCTTTCGCCAGACGGCACGCAGCTCGTGATCAGCGATCACTCGCAAGGAGACAACAAATCGCTCATTTATATTTTGCCAAGCAGCGGCGGAACGCCACGCCTCGTGACCGAGCTTGGCCCGTCTTACTGGCACGGCTGGTCGCCGGACGGCAGGAGGCTCGCTTATTGCGCCGAACGCAACGGTAATTATGACGTCTATACCATCTCGGTCGATGGCGGCGAGGAGACGCGGCTCACCACCGCCGAGGGCCTCGACGACGGGCCGGATTATTCGCCAGATGGCCAATACATTTATTTCAATTCGGTGCGAACCGGGACGATGCAAATCTGGCGCATGAAGGCCGACGGCAGCGAGCAGACGCAAATCACTTTTGACGAGTACAACGACTGGTTCCCGCATCCTTCGCCCGACGGCAAGTGGATCGTTTTTCTCTCGTATGAAAAAGACGTGGAAGGACACCCGGCCAACAAAGACGTAATGCTCCGCATGATGCCGACTGCCGGCGGCGAAATTCAAGTGCTGGCGAAACTCTTCGGCGGACAGGGCACGATCAATGTTCCTTCGTGGTCACCGGATGGCCGGCAGTTTGCGTTTGTGAGTTACGCGTTGAAAGCTAAAAAATAA
- a CDS encoding substrate-binding domain-containing protein, with product MKHPKSFIFAVLTVAVLVGCGKQKDSGQTPLAKPVIGVSLLTLANPFFIEMGRAITEEANKHGYEVIITAGEFDPARQQNQVSDFIVKKVAAILLCPTDSKAIGTSIAKANQAGIPVFTADIACLAEGAKVVSHIATDNYQAGRLAAQAMGEALNGDGKVGVIGHPEVESAFLRVKGFEDELKEQKEKKGVTLEIVAKLAGSGVKDKSFKAAEDMLQAHQDLKGIFCVNDPTALGAVAAIEKAGKAGKIKIVGIDGQPEGLQAIKEGKIYADVIQHPDEIGKKSVEAIVKYMAGEAVPPVILIAANIYRQQDAMVP from the coding sequence ATGAAACATCCAAAGTCTTTCATCTTTGCGGTTCTGACGGTGGCGGTCTTGGTTGGTTGCGGCAAGCAAAAGGACTCCGGCCAAACGCCATTGGCTAAGCCCGTCATCGGGGTTTCTTTATTGACGCTGGCGAACCCCTTTTTCATCGAAATGGGCCGGGCGATTACGGAAGAGGCCAACAAGCACGGCTACGAGGTGATCATCACCGCCGGCGAATTTGATCCGGCCAGGCAGCAAAATCAAGTTTCCGATTTCATCGTCAAAAAAGTCGCCGCCATCCTGCTCTGCCCGACTGATTCCAAAGCCATTGGAACTTCCATTGCCAAAGCGAACCAGGCGGGGATTCCGGTATTCACCGCTGATATTGCGTGTCTAGCAGAAGGCGCAAAAGTCGTGTCGCATATTGCCACCGATAACTATCAGGCCGGACGGCTGGCGGCGCAAGCAATGGGCGAAGCTTTGAATGGCGACGGCAAAGTCGGCGTCATCGGCCACCCCGAAGTCGAATCCGCTTTCTTGCGCGTCAAAGGATTTGAAGATGAGCTGAAAGAGCAGAAAGAAAAAAAAGGTGTCACCCTCGAGATCGTTGCCAAGCTGGCCGGCAGTGGCGTGAAAGACAAATCTTTCAAAGCCGCCGAAGACATGCTGCAGGCGCATCAGGATTTGAAAGGCATTTTTTGTGTCAACGATCCTACCGCGCTGGGAGCGGTCGCAGCCATCGAAAAAGCCGGCAAAGCCGGAAAAATCAAAATCGTCGGCATCGACGGCCAGCCGGAAGGCTTGCAAGCGATCAAAGAAGGCAAGATTTACGCCGATGTGATTCAACATCCGGATGAAATCGGCAAAAAGTCCGTGGAAGCCATCGTGAAATACATGGCCGGCGAGGCCGTGCCGCCGGTGATTCTCATTGCCGCCAATATCTATCGCCAACAAGATGCGATGGTGCCGTAA
- a CDS encoding ABC transporter permease, translating to MTLSKAFVARFFSDYGMLGVLVVLCLYFSWATLQEQHPEGEAAAALVAENISSALAPKSNILVVAKATPQDFEFAEGVRSRLQAAGFNIVAVVTGDPAAVRQSFQALADSGVKVDAIAATKDRLYTIDNIKSGFAALSAANVVIAGSYQWPTFLLHENLINVVNQIAVIAIIAIGMTMVIITGGIDLSVGSVVALAAVVAASLIVQLGGAQAGTWAMLGACAVAILVCGLMGMMSGVMITRFSIPPFIATLGWMLVASGLAYIIARGESIYDIPNAFAWLGRGADIFSIPNAVVLMLLLYLAAHFLMSQTALGRHIYAVGGNAEAARLAGVRVQWILLFVYTVSGLMAGLGGIILASQLKSGAPTYGLLYELYVIAAVVVGGASLSGGEGKIFGTLIGALLIGVIQNGMNLTGVESYAQKVVLGLVILGAVLLDKLRR from the coding sequence ATGACGCTCTCAAAAGCATTTGTGGCGAGATTTTTTTCCGATTATGGCATGCTGGGCGTGCTCGTCGTGCTGTGCTTGTATTTTTCCTGGGCAACGCTGCAAGAGCAGCATCCCGAGGGCGAAGCGGCGGCAGCCCTCGTTGCCGAAAATATTTCAAGTGCTTTGGCGCCGAAATCCAACATTCTCGTGGTTGCCAAGGCCACGCCGCAAGACTTTGAATTTGCCGAAGGTGTCCGCTCGCGTCTGCAAGCGGCCGGCTTCAACATTGTTGCGGTGGTGACGGGCGATCCCGCGGCCGTGCGTCAATCATTCCAAGCTCTGGCCGATTCCGGCGTGAAAGTTGACGCGATTGCCGCCACCAAAGATCGCCTGTATACGATCGACAATATCAAATCCGGTTTTGCGGCGTTGTCGGCGGCAAACGTAGTGATCGCCGGCAGCTATCAATGGCCGACTTTTTTGTTGCATGAAAATCTGATCAACGTCGTCAATCAAATCGCCGTGATTGCGATCATTGCCATCGGCATGACGATGGTGATCATCACCGGCGGGATCGACTTGTCCGTCGGCAGCGTGGTCGCGCTCGCCGCGGTGGTGGCGGCGAGCCTCATCGTGCAGCTGGGCGGCGCGCAGGCCGGCACTTGGGCGATGCTCGGCGCTTGCGCCGTCGCCATTCTTGTCTGCGGCTTGATGGGCATGATGTCCGGCGTGATGATTACCCGCTTCAGCATTCCGCCTTTTATCGCAACGCTCGGCTGGATGCTCGTCGCCAGCGGTCTGGCATACATCATTGCCCGCGGCGAATCGATTTACGATATTCCCAACGCCTTTGCCTGGTTGGGCCGAGGCGCGGATATTTTTTCCATTCCGAATGCCGTGGTATTGATGCTGCTTCTTTATCTTGCGGCCCACTTCCTGATGTCACAAACCGCTTTAGGACGGCATATCTACGCGGTCGGCGGCAATGCGGAAGCCGCGCGCCTTGCTGGCGTTCGCGTTCAATGGATTTTGTTGTTCGTGTACACCGTATCCGGTTTGATGGCGGGATTGGGAGGCATCATCCTGGCTTCGCAGCTTAAAAGCGGCGCGCCGACCTACGGACTGCTTTACGAGTTGTATGTGATCGCTGCGGTGGTGGTTGGCGGCGCCAGCCTCTCCGGCGGCGAAGGCAAGATTTTCGGAACGCTGATCGGCGCGTTGCTGATCGGCGTCATCCAAAACGGCATGAACTTGACCGGCGTGGAAAGCTACGCCCAGAAGGTGGTCTTGGGTTTGGTCATTCTGGGCGCAGTGTTGCTGGACAAGCTGCGGCGCTGA
- a CDS encoding MBL fold metallo-hydrolase, with translation MIIPHLKNDALLDDIKIASLNHSSFHLWWLGQSGFLLQWQNQHLLIDPYLSDSLTKKYAHTEIPHLRMTELVVDPARLNFIDVVTSSHNHTDHLDAETLIPLLKANPNLKLIIPEANRNFVAERLNIAATIPLGLNDGESLAVNGFTFNGVAAAHENIERDELGRCKFMGYVIQFGGWSIYHSGDTVWHDEIVAQLQRFSIDLAILPINGRAAARKVAGNLGAKEAVTLAKRINARLVIPCHYDMFTFNTADPAEFVKEAEAQNQAYRVLQCGERWSGAA, from the coding sequence ATGATAATTCCCCATCTCAAAAATGATGCTTTGCTTGATGACATCAAAATAGCATCATTAAATCACTCATCCTTCCACCTCTGGTGGCTGGGGCAAAGCGGCTTTCTCCTGCAATGGCAAAACCAACATCTTCTCATCGACCCCTACCTCTCCGATTCTCTCACCAAAAAATACGCGCACACTGAAATCCCGCATCTTCGCATGACCGAACTCGTCGTTGATCCGGCGCGATTGAATTTTATTGATGTGGTCACCTCGAGCCACAATCACACCGACCATCTCGACGCGGAAACGCTGATACCGTTGCTAAAAGCCAATCCCAATCTCAAACTGATCATTCCGGAAGCCAACCGCAACTTTGTCGCTGAGCGATTAAACATTGCGGCGACCATTCCACTCGGGCTGAATGACGGGGAAAGCCTCGCCGTCAACGGGTTCACCTTCAACGGCGTGGCGGCGGCGCATGAGAACATCGAGCGCGACGAGCTTGGCCGCTGCAAGTTCATGGGCTATGTGATTCAGTTCGGCGGCTGGAGCATTTATCACAGCGGTGACACGGTGTGGCACGATGAAATCGTGGCGCAGTTGCAGCGCTTCTCTATTGACCTGGCGATACTGCCGATTAACGGGCGTGCGGCGGCGCGCAAAGTCGCCGGCAATCTCGGTGCAAAAGAGGCGGTTACACTCGCAAAGCGAATCAATGCGCGGCTGGTAATTCCCTGCCACTATGATATGTTCACCTTCAACACCGCCGATCCGGCAGAGTTTGTGAAGGAAGCCGAAGCGCAAAACCAGGCATATCGCGTGCTGCAATGCGGCGAACGTTGGAGCGGCGCGGCATGA
- a CDS encoding carboxypeptidase-like regulatory domain-containing protein, translating into MFFKKNDLPHQCLIGLLSLLIYSCHLFAQAQPQFQVSGVVLDADTGQPLPSANVFLANTMKGGVTDSAGRFVIPNVPAGTFDLVVSRLGYEVVKREIQVAGELEITPAFKLRPLVLTGEDVEVTAPAPKKWKAQLERFTELLLSTTSNAKKTKILNPEVLDFSEENDGLMATASAPLLIENRALGYELNLVLVEFVASSQKLAYKGSIKFDELSPSSGKEADEWRKNRLRTYQGSLRHFLAALSDTTIGPVMRLKQEGFEIFTFKFLWERETQRLADPLSMDRLFRRHPKTREMYLHFHDYLGVRYIHEREERPFLYYHHLTRDAGVQESWISLEGREVKIDQQGRYANDLAIAKFGYWAWERLADMLPYEYSP; encoded by the coding sequence ATGTTTTTCAAAAAAAATGATTTGCCGCATCAATGCCTTATCGGCCTGCTGTCGTTGTTGATTTATAGCTGCCATCTTTTTGCGCAAGCACAACCGCAATTCCAGGTTTCCGGCGTGGTGTTGGACGCCGACACCGGCCAACCCTTGCCGAGCGCGAACGTGTTTCTCGCCAATACGATGAAGGGTGGCGTTACTGACTCCGCTGGCCGATTCGTCATTCCAAACGTGCCGGCGGGAACTTTTGACCTGGTGGTGTCGCGCCTCGGTTACGAAGTGGTGAAACGTGAAATTCAAGTTGCTGGCGAGCTGGAGATCACACCGGCGTTTAAATTGCGACCACTGGTTCTTACCGGCGAAGACGTGGAAGTGACGGCGCCGGCGCCGAAAAAATGGAAGGCGCAACTCGAGCGTTTCACCGAGCTTCTGCTCAGCACGACGAGCAACGCGAAGAAAACCAAAATTCTCAACCCCGAGGTTCTCGATTTTAGCGAAGAAAACGATGGCTTGATGGCCACGGCTTCGGCGCCGCTCCTCATTGAAAATCGGGCGCTGGGTTATGAATTGAATTTGGTTTTGGTGGAGTTTGTCGCCTCGTCACAAAAGCTGGCCTACAAAGGCTCGATCAAATTCGACGAGCTTTCGCCCTCATCCGGCAAAGAAGCGGATGAATGGCGGAAAAATCGGCTGCGCACCTATCAAGGCTCGTTGCGGCATTTTCTGGCGGCGCTGAGCGACACGACCATAGGCCCGGTGATGCGGCTCAAGCAGGAGGGCTTCGAGATTTTCACTTTCAAATTTCTCTGGGAACGCGAGACACAACGCCTGGCGGACCCCCTGAGCATGGACCGCCTTTTTAGGCGTCATCCCAAAACGCGCGAGATGTATTTGCATTTTCACGATTACCTGGGGGTGCGCTATATTCACGAGCGCGAAGAACGGCCTTTTCTGTATTATCATCACCTGACCCGTGACGCCGGCGTGCAGGAATCCTGGATCAGCCTGGAAGGCCGTGAGGTGAAAATCGACCAGCAAGGCCGCTACGCCAATGATTTGGCGATTGCGAAATTCGGCTATTGGGCGTGGGAGCGCCTGGCGGATATGCTGCCGTATGAATACAGTCCATAA
- a CDS encoding Gfo/Idh/MocA family oxidoreductase, giving the protein MKNQHETARPGMTRRQFLGTAGAAAAFTIVPRRVLGGPGYIAPSDKINLAVIGVGGQGTYDMTKFMELPEVQVIAVADPVKEMDYSKFYFGGMKGREPARQLVNATYAKQSGNGSYNGCNAYVDFYEMLEKETGIDAVCVSTTDSLHAFGAMAAIKRKKHVYCQKPLTHDVWEARQLTLAAREHKVMTQMGNQGHAGEGNRLMVEWIEDGAIGDVTEVHCWTDRPAGYWPQGISRPDYVPASVPETIDWDRWVGPAPMRPYHPGYLPFNWRGWWDYGTGALGDMGCHILDTPVWALKLGHPTAVQASSSPFTEDSGPIASIVTFEFPARGKMPPVKLVWYEGGLTPPRPTDLEPGRRVGDGSGVLFIGSKGKILCNTYGEQPRIVPETKMKAYKQPPKRLKRIPNGLAGIYADFINAIKTGEPACSNFDVAGPLTEITLMGNLAVRVNLAFQDKGLRGQRLLWDGEKMEVTNMPEANKFVKREYRQGWSL; this is encoded by the coding sequence ATGAAAAATCAGCACGAAACCGCACGGCCAGGCATGACCCGCCGGCAATTTCTGGGCACGGCAGGCGCAGCCGCAGCGTTTACGATTGTGCCGCGTCGTGTGTTGGGCGGCCCCGGCTATATTGCGCCGAGCGATAAGATCAACCTTGCCGTCATCGGCGTCGGCGGCCAGGGCACGTATGACATGACCAAGTTCATGGAACTGCCGGAAGTCCAGGTCATTGCCGTGGCCGATCCCGTCAAAGAAATGGATTACAGCAAATTTTATTTCGGCGGCATGAAGGGACGCGAGCCGGCCAGGCAACTGGTAAATGCGACCTACGCCAAGCAAAGCGGCAACGGCTCCTACAACGGCTGCAATGCCTACGTCGATTTCTACGAGATGCTGGAAAAAGAAACCGGCATTGATGCGGTTTGCGTTTCGACCACAGACAGCCTGCATGCGTTTGGGGCGATGGCGGCGATCAAGAGAAAGAAACATGTTTACTGTCAGAAGCCGTTGACGCACGACGTGTGGGAGGCGCGCCAGCTCACCCTCGCCGCGCGCGAGCACAAAGTGATGACGCAAATGGGCAATCAGGGCCACGCCGGTGAAGGCAACCGGCTGATGGTGGAGTGGATCGAGGACGGCGCCATCGGCGATGTGACCGAGGTGCATTGCTGGACCGATCGGCCTGCGGGTTATTGGCCCCAAGGCATCAGTCGCCCTGACTACGTTCCGGCCTCCGTTCCGGAAACCATCGACTGGGATCGCTGGGTCGGCCCGGCACCGATGCGCCCTTATCATCCGGGTTATCTGCCTTTTAATTGGCGCGGCTGGTGGGATTACGGCACCGGTGCGTTGGGCGACATGGGCTGCCACATTTTGGACACGCCGGTGTGGGCACTGAAGCTCGGGCATCCGACGGCGGTGCAAGCGAGCTCTTCACCATTTACCGAAGACAGCGGCCCCATTGCTTCGATCGTGACGTTCGAGTTTCCGGCGCGCGGTAAAATGCCGCCGGTGAAACTGGTGTGGTACGAAGGCGGATTGACGCCGCCGCGGCCAACTGATCTCGAACCTGGTCGACGCGTGGGCGATGGCAGCGGGGTGTTGTTCATCGGCAGCAAAGGCAAGATCTTATGCAACACCTACGGCGAGCAGCCGCGCATCGTTCCGGAAACGAAAATGAAAGCCTACAAACAACCGCCGAAACGCCTCAAACGCATTCCGAACGGCCTGGCCGGCATTTACGCGGATTTCATCAACGCCATTAAAACCGGCGAGCCGGCGTGCTCGAATTTCGACGTGGCTGGCCCGTTGACCGAAATCACCTTGATGGGCAATCTCGCCGTGCGCGTGAACCTGGCCTTCCAAGACAAGGGCTTGCGCGGCCAACGCCTGCTGTGGGACGGCGAGAAGATGGAAGTGACGAACATGCCCGAAGCGAACAAATTTGTCAAGCGCGAATATCGGCAGGGGTGGAGTTTGTAA